One part of the Bacteroidota bacterium genome encodes these proteins:
- a CDS encoding PIN domain-containing protein → MTSATIFPDTTILIQYQALDRIDWRKVLGVKHVKLVLTTAMLQEIEDIKNQDISPTLARKAEASLRVINTLLDGSREMPAYLKIIQADAPELDFEREQLDPNSMADLLVATIIDYQRKQALEYVVLFSDDTETCEKADAAGIEIASLSRNFMTRANQPQAPQTPPPAKLQPQDTPPREKQSVSGLFATSTQKLANPTPLFKNKLIDNSSDAAPEHQPVSEAQDATAPEATEKEATEPPSLQTNKLFEVINPDEVPDAPVAAVEQPTVAEDAKPTEELDQPAIEINVPPPPPFVDIIQEPARPDHSTRDSYHPSGAPVKPKFSIDAIAGRKKTVPAKGSPDNPQAVPAGQPGPSDAKPLPPITSRIITPDAPAEVTPTTTSPDAPTRPTPSFSFTNISKGTHADSEASPPAPEPEPVDEKPELRLAFDGDEQRCGLIIHHPEYPSIDEVTETIAALRRNYPKLAMLGTSSGDGLGSTISGYDEPVAVGTEDVFFQRRNTRIKRYNSALESYYANSEKYLSEVAEFENFRRRSAQLDLMLINELPDSLKSLYIAIHFPSNLRVFSEDNLPEKPVGPTPPDEPNLDAIFDKIRLPGVPVPGEISTNSDIKMRSRNLAPMEVRWNKGWDVIYSMREIEKGEHIAFNPLYIVFNSFEHATSFKIQFRVTVASASYEERGSLEVLVRKEI, encoded by the coding sequence ATGACCTCTGCTACCATATTCCCTGATACAACTATTTTAATCCAGTACCAGGCACTGGATCGCATCGACTGGCGCAAAGTTTTGGGGGTTAAGCATGTAAAGCTGGTACTCACAACAGCCATGCTACAGGAAATTGAGGACATCAAAAACCAGGATATCTCGCCTACCCTTGCCAGAAAAGCAGAAGCCTCTTTGCGCGTCATCAACACCTTGCTTGATGGTTCGCGAGAAATGCCTGCTTATTTGAAAATTATCCAGGCAGACGCCCCGGAACTCGACTTTGAACGGGAGCAGCTGGATCCTAACTCAATGGCGGATCTACTGGTTGCAACCATTATTGACTACCAGCGCAAGCAAGCACTGGAGTATGTGGTGTTGTTCTCCGACGACACAGAGACTTGTGAGAAAGCGGATGCCGCCGGCATCGAAATCGCTTCACTCTCACGTAATTTCATGACCCGGGCAAACCAGCCGCAGGCACCCCAAACGCCGCCGCCGGCAAAGCTTCAGCCCCAGGATACACCGCCACGCGAGAAGCAGTCAGTTTCCGGGTTGTTTGCAACTTCCACGCAAAAACTGGCCAATCCTACCCCCCTCTTTAAAAACAAGCTGATCGATAATAGCTCAGATGCAGCACCTGAGCATCAGCCGGTAAGTGAGGCACAAGATGCCACAGCTCCAGAAGCAACAGAAAAAGAAGCAACAGAACCTCCTTCCCTGCAGACTAACAAGCTGTTTGAGGTCATTAACCCTGATGAAGTGCCAGACGCGCCCGTAGCTGCCGTCGAACAGCCAACAGTCGCCGAGGACGCCAAGCCAACAGAAGAATTGGATCAGCCGGCCATTGAGATCAATGTACCGCCCCCACCGCCCTTTGTTGACATCATCCAGGAGCCTGCCCGGCCGGATCACAGCACACGCGACTCCTATCACCCATCTGGCGCGCCTGTAAAACCTAAATTTAGCATCGACGCCATTGCCGGCAGAAAAAAAACAGTGCCGGCAAAAGGAAGTCCTGACAATCCGCAAGCGGTACCTGCAGGGCAACCTGGGCCGTCTGATGCAAAGCCACTACCGCCAATTACCTCGCGGATTATCACACCTGACGCGCCGGCTGAGGTAACACCAACTACAACATCACCCGATGCACCAACGCGGCCAACCCCGTCGTTCTCGTTTACGAATATTTCCAAAGGCACCCACGCAGACTCCGAAGCGAGTCCGCCTGCGCCTGAGCCAGAACCTGTAGATGAAAAGCCTGAATTGCGTCTCGCCTTCGATGGCGATGAGCAACGCTGTGGGTTAATCATCCATCATCCGGAATACCCATCTATCGATGAGGTCACCGAAACGATTGCCGCGCTTCGGAGAAACTATCCCAAGCTCGCTATGCTTGGGACCTCCAGCGGTGATGGTCTCGGTTCTACCATATCAGGATACGACGAACCCGTTGCTGTTGGCACCGAGGATGTATTTTTCCAGCGGCGCAACACCCGCATTAAGCGATACAACTCGGCGCTTGAATCTTATTACGCAAATTCCGAAAAGTACCTGAGCGAAGTGGCTGAGTTTGAGAATTTCCGCCGGCGCTCTGCCCAACTGGACTTGATGCTTATAAATGAGCTCCCGGATTCGCTCAAAAGCCTCTACATTGCCATTCATTTCCCGAGTAACCTCAGGGTCTTCTCTGAGGATAATCTCCCCGAAAAACCGGTTGGCCCAACCCCACCCGATGAACCCAACCTGGATGCCATTTTCGACAAAATCAGGCTACCCGGCGTACCGGTCCCCGGTGAAATTTCTACCAACTCGGATATTAAAATGCGTAGCCGTAACCTCGCGCCAATGGAAGTGCGCTGGAATAAAGGATGGGATGTGATCTATTCGATGCGCGAAATTGAAAAGGGTGAGCACATTGCGTTCAACCCGCTCTACATAGTGTTTAACTCTTTCGAACACGCTACGTCTTTCAAGATCCAGTTTCGTGTGACGGTTGCCAGTGCTTCTTACGAGGAGCGCGGCAGCCTTGAAGTGCTTGTACGCAAAGAGATCTAA
- a CDS encoding SLC13 family permease — MLHAEELQAMDVASISWEAWFTLGVIVLVVIALLRDIARPELILLGALGLLLFAGVVAPDVAFRGFSNPAVFTIGALYVVAAGVQRTEALRFLDRHILPRKSGLGGAMPRLMGFTALLSAFLNNTPIVAMLVPRVQQWSEKTKIPSSRLLMPLSYAAIIGGMCTLIGTSTNIVVSELLIAEGYPGLGMFDLAWVGLPAAIVVLIYFTTIGYRLLPKKTNQGEIFEDGLKECLFELKVANDADMIGESIEKSGLRDLGGAYLAHVQRGTRIIPASPEEILLAGDTLLFTGSASILSDLMEIPGLTRGTTPIEQTQEHVTLPLFEAVVSKSSDLVGKTLKDVKFRERYQGIVLGIQRQSEKVRGGVGRTPLQAGDLLLIEATSGFDKRWNENRNDFYLVAARSPEKKRPITQRAPIALGLLLLMVIAFTTQVIPLVTAAFVAALGMILTRCMRGSDARAAINFSVLAVIGAALGLGQAVQDSGLAIAVAGMIKVVTQGLSPIAIVAVIYIATNLLTELITNQAAAILMLPIGLAVAASAGLPPEAIAVTISIAASASFMTPFGYQTNLMVMSAGGYRFQDYMKAGMPVSFIVMSIAVVMVYFVWMA, encoded by the coding sequence ATGCTGCATGCAGAAGAATTGCAAGCTATGGATGTTGCGAGTATAAGTTGGGAAGCCTGGTTTACCCTGGGAGTGATTGTGCTCGTTGTGATTGCGCTATTGCGGGACATCGCAAGGCCTGAGCTGATTCTCCTTGGGGCACTTGGGTTGTTGCTTTTTGCCGGCGTGGTTGCGCCCGATGTAGCTTTTCGCGGATTTTCGAACCCGGCAGTATTCACGATTGGCGCACTCTACGTTGTTGCGGCAGGTGTACAACGCACCGAAGCCCTGCGATTCCTGGATCGACACATCCTGCCACGTAAATCGGGTCTCGGTGGGGCTATGCCTCGGCTCATGGGGTTTACGGCCCTTCTGTCAGCATTTCTGAACAATACCCCGATTGTTGCCATGCTTGTCCCGCGTGTCCAGCAATGGTCGGAAAAAACTAAAATACCGTCGTCTCGACTGCTGATGCCGCTCTCCTATGCGGCGATTATTGGCGGCATGTGTACCCTGATTGGTACGTCTACCAACATTGTGGTCTCTGAATTACTCATTGCAGAAGGCTACCCGGGCCTGGGGATGTTTGACCTGGCGTGGGTTGGTTTGCCGGCTGCGATTGTGGTGCTGATCTACTTTACCACAATTGGATACCGGTTACTCCCTAAAAAAACAAACCAGGGCGAAATCTTTGAAGATGGGTTAAAAGAGTGCCTGTTTGAGCTCAAGGTGGCAAACGACGCTGACATGATAGGCGAAAGCATCGAGAAGTCTGGTTTGCGTGACCTCGGTGGCGCCTACCTTGCGCACGTGCAGCGGGGGACACGCATCATTCCTGCTTCTCCGGAAGAAATTCTGCTAGCCGGCGACACATTGCTTTTTACCGGGAGCGCCAGCATTCTTTCCGACCTTATGGAAATCCCTGGCTTAACCCGAGGCACCACACCGATTGAACAGACGCAAGAGCATGTGACATTGCCGCTATTTGAAGCTGTTGTCTCCAAGTCGTCAGATCTTGTCGGCAAAACGTTGAAAGACGTGAAGTTCAGAGAGCGGTATCAGGGCATTGTGTTGGGAATTCAGCGCCAGAGTGAGAAGGTGCGTGGGGGTGTCGGGCGTACGCCGTTGCAAGCCGGCGATTTGTTGCTCATCGAAGCCACCAGTGGTTTTGACAAACGCTGGAATGAAAACAGAAACGACTTCTACCTTGTAGCCGCCAGGAGCCCGGAGAAAAAGAGGCCCATTACGCAGCGCGCGCCGATTGCTTTGGGATTGTTGCTGTTGATGGTCATTGCATTTACAACACAAGTGATTCCTCTGGTTACAGCTGCGTTTGTGGCTGCCCTGGGGATGATTCTTACCCGATGTATGCGTGGTAGTGACGCGCGTGCAGCAATTAACTTCTCTGTGCTGGCAGTGATAGGGGCGGCATTAGGACTCGGGCAGGCTGTGCAAGATTCAGGATTGGCAATTGCTGTTGCCGGCATGATAAAAGTTGTAACGCAAGGGTTGAGTCCGATTGCCATTGTTGCGGTAATTTATATAGCTACAAACCTGCTTACGGAGTTGATTACTAATCAGGCTGCTGCAATTCTGATGCTACCCATTGGGCTAGCCGTCGCAGCAAGCGCAGGCCTGCCCCCTGAAGCGATTGCGGTGACCATTTCGATTGCAGCCTCGGCAAGCTTCATGACGCCATTTGGGTACCAGACCAACCTGATGGTCATGTCTGCTGGTGGGTATCGATTCCAGGACTACATGAAGGCCGGCATGCCCGTGAGCTTCATCGTAATGTCCATTGCCGTCGTTATGGTCTACTTCGTCTGGATGGCGTAA
- a CDS encoding class I SAM-dependent methyltransferase — translation MTQSVETGTAHEFWESAFTKERKLTKFDASFAQQGNKTHQAFYDIIGDVKDKEVLEVGCGTGKLSVFLATQGARVTSTDFTKNALENTRALAAHNGVEDRITLAQVDGLDLRSLNKKFDLVVGRFVLHHIEPFDQFVDVLHDVLNETGRGVFFENNSRNPMLMFARKNLAGKMGIPRYGDDEEYPLEQAEIEMIEKQFDRVTQHFPELVFFKKLDTYIFRHKKLFTPLLKVNKWLDASLFTLIPGSRKYSYLQIVEMAKGGS, via the coding sequence ATGACCCAATCTGTAGAGACGGGCACAGCCCATGAATTCTGGGAAAGTGCCTTCACCAAAGAACGGAAACTGACGAAATTTGACGCCTCTTTTGCACAACAAGGTAACAAGACCCATCAGGCATTTTATGATATCATCGGTGATGTCAAAGACAAGGAAGTGTTAGAAGTAGGATGTGGTACGGGGAAGCTTTCTGTTTTTCTGGCAACACAAGGCGCCAGGGTTACTTCGACCGACTTCACAAAGAATGCGCTTGAAAACACCCGTGCCCTGGCAGCACACAATGGTGTTGAAGACCGGATTACGCTTGCCCAGGTTGACGGGCTCGATCTGCGTTCGTTGAACAAAAAGTTTGATCTGGTGGTTGGCCGGTTTGTTTTGCATCACATCGAGCCATTTGACCAGTTTGTGGACGTGCTGCACGATGTTCTCAATGAAACAGGCCGCGGCGTATTTTTCGAAAACAACTCCCGAAATCCTATGCTGATGTTTGCCAGAAAAAACCTGGCCGGCAAAATGGGTATCCCGCGCTATGGTGATGATGAAGAATATCCGCTAGAGCAAGCTGAAATCGAGATGATTGAAAAACAATTTGACCGGGTAACGCAGCATTTTCCAGAGTTGGTGTTCTTCAAGAAACTTGACACCTACATCTTTCGTCATAAAAAGCTCTTTACGCCCCTCTTGAAAGTCAACAAATGGCTTGACGCTTCTCTGTTTACGCTTATCCCCGGCTCGCGCAAATATAGCTACCTGCAAATTGTCGAAATGGCAAAAGGTGGTTCATAG